One Argentina anserina chromosome 6, drPotAnse1.1, whole genome shotgun sequence genomic window, TGACTTCGGATCAAAAGGTCGTGGGTTCGACTCCCACTGTGGTCGTAAaggtaaattacattttacctTTTCTTTTTACCACTGTAGTCGATGGTTCGCATCTTCAATTTTCGTAGTTTATAGATTCTAACAACAACCGCCTGTATATCTTATATATAAACAGCTCAAAGAAGCTAGGGGAAGACACATTTCAGTAGCATTCAATCTGCTAGTTAAAACAGCCTAGGTGTTCTcccattttctttttaaatataAAGTCTAGGTGTTTTTTTAGAAGAGAGATGGCAATGGAGGTAAACAAAGTAATCTTCAAagtgtttgttttcatttggCTTACATTACTGATAGGGCAGTACATCTTTATCATTTTGATCTTGGTAAAGTGGTTTTTCTGCTTGAAAAACTGCCTCTTACCAACTGGTCCTTTTGATGGCCAAAGAAAACCTCAATACTTCTGCACTCTGGGTTCTGCTTCCTCTCCATATCAGCACCGACCTTAATCCAAGTAATTACATCTCTCTCTGAGATGTAACTATACATATTTGAGTGAAGTGAAAGAAGAATGCAGCAGCAAACTGTTCGTTAAAAGTGATAGCATGACAGCTGAAAGAAAATTTGCAATTGGACTTGAGTAATGCATATACAAAGACAATTCCGTAGGAAAATTTAGATTGTACTGCCAATCCACTATGTTCTACAACTGATATGAAACCTACTATACACTGCACAAGTAGAGATAACTGAGGTTTCATATGCAACATTTGTTACAAAGAAACCATATTTCGCCTCCTACAGCCTCATTCCAATGATTCAACAGTTCTGGGAAAGAATTTCATTAGTGAAGAAGAAAGGCAGACATAGGTATGATAAAAGAATACCCAGCATGACAGGGAAATATAATCAGGACCGTAAAAGTACTTCACTCTGATTCAACAGGAGCCTTTCTCCTCCTACCTCTCTTTGCAGTAACAGTGACAGTACCTTCAGCCTCAGCTTTCTGTGGTTTCTCTTTATTTACAAGATCTTTTGAAGACTTTATTTTACTCCGCAGCCGCAATATTTCACCCTTGGCAGATGCCAATTCTTCTTCCATTTTCTTTGCTTTCTTCTCCAGACTCTCCCTTTCCTTGCCAAGTTTCATTACAAGATTATGGGCATCTTCCATGTTTTCACGGGCCTCTTTTGTTGCAATTTTTTGCTCCGTTAGGGACTTGTAAAACACCTCTTTTTCATCTTCAAGGTTAGAAACTAGAGAATTAGCCTTCTCTAACTCTTTGGAAAGTACTAATGCATTTCGGTTCATCTCATCAAGTGATTTTGTAGCCTCTTCTAGGTCTGTCTCAAGAGGCTTCCGGGACTTCTTGTTCTCTGAAATGTGCTTCTCCAGAGATTGAAGTTCTTTCTTAAGAGAAGCAACTCGCTCCTTCTCTTCTTTTAAATCATTTGAAGCTTTGTCAGCTGTTTTATATACACCAACCAATTCATTCTGCAGGCTATCACGATTTTCTGCTACAGCAGCTAATTGTTGAGACACAATTTGCAGCTCTTCTTCTGTCTTCTTTAGAAGTTCTTTTACTGCAGAAAGCTCAGTGGCAATTGCGTCACCACTTGATGTTGCCTCATCAAGGCTCCTCTCCAGTGATTCCCTAACTCCGGTAAACTCAGCCTGAACACGGGAGATCTCAGCTTCAAGTTCTGTACACAAATTTCTCGACTGTTTTAATTGATCTTCCAGATTTGAAGCTTCAGTTCTAGATTTTCCAAGAGCTTCCAGAGTGATGTGGAGTTCATGTTTCAAGTTCTCTTCACTGTTGAGTGCTTTATCCAGCAATTCTCTCAAGGTCTCCTTTTCTCGGGTCAAATCAGAAATTATCTGTTTGTTTCTACTTGAGTCAGTCGCTGCAAATTCAAGTTTTCTCTTTAGCTGCTGAAGTTCCTCATCTTTTTCTCCCAAAAGCTTAGCATCCGCAGCTGCCTGTTTTCCAGAGGATGATTTCAGATTATTGCATTCCTCTTGAATAGTATCAACCTTCCTCTTAAATTCATCTTTCTCAGACGTCAAAGAAATCACTGTCGAATTCAATTCATTCACTGTAGATCTCTTCAATTCTAATTCCTTTTGATTCTTCAGGAGTTCAACTTTTAATTGTTGAATATCTGAAGCTGCACGAGCTAATTCATCCTTAGTTTTCTTGTAGGTAGTTTTTAAGTTCTTCAACTCCAAATCCTTCTCAGCAAGAGAAGAGCTAAGGCTTCGAACATTACTGTCTCTGTCCCTCAGTTCCAAATTGAGTGAACTAATCTTTCCCTGCAAATCTTCAATTGAGTGAACCTTTTCCTTCAAACTTTCTTCAAGCTCTACCTTATCTTCGATGGCCTTTGAAAGGTTTATTTGAAGGCCTTGACTTCGAATTTTGAGCTCCTCAATCAACTTCTTCTCACCATTTAGCTCCTTCCCTAAGCCCACAATAGTACTTTTCGCTGAATTTAGTTGGTCTGTTAGAGACATCTGCTCTTCCATTGCTTTTCCAAGTtgctttctcttttcttcctgCTCACTGAGCAGCTTTGATTCAAAGCTCTTCTCCAGTGAAACGATAGCAGCTTCCTTTTCTTTCAGCCGGTTCTTCATCTGTGCAAATCAATCACAGCAGATTTACATATCATCAAAAAGTACATCCTTGCAATGAGAACAACATGAAAGGACACTGCTTTTCAAGCTCAGACTCAGAAATTACTTTCTACTTAAGGATTTATTAGATTAAGTTCTACTTGAGCATATGAACATACAAGAAAACAGCGAAAAATTAAAGGACAAACATTATAGATTTATGGTCATAAGTTTCTTGATGTTCATCCCCTTACTGGGTTATCTTGGCAGGTAAAGTAAAGCTTGACTGTGGAAATGCACACTTACAGATTCTACTATTGCATCTGCAGCTTCCTTTTCTTTCTGAGCCAATCCATAAAAAGCCCCGATGACACCAGAGCTGAAAATACCAATACCATTCAGGATAGACAAAATGGGATTTGGTGCATCTCCTTGCTGTCCATTCTGTTCAATGATTTATTCTCTTTAGAATATTAAAAAGTAGTTACAATCATTAAGAAAAAAACACTGAAAGCTATTAGTAGTGAATCTAGCATTCAGACCTCTGCTTTTATGTTACTGTCTAGAGTATTTGGCTCACTTTCttctgaaaaaagaaaaagaggtgAAAACATCAGTGCATGAACAAATTATGAACCAAAGGATAACAAGCAGCAAGTGTTTCAAGGAATACAAATCCACGCAAATAAAAACCTTAAAGTGTAGCAGAAGGTAAGAAACAAGTAGGTTTTGCTAGAACTCCATCTCCTCATATAATCAACAAAGGAcgcaaaaaaagaaacaaaaaagggCAATTGCATCCCACAGTACCATACATTCTTTCGCTACTTGGAGTGGAAAACACCTATTAGGGCCTTCAATTCCCTACTTCGTCTTGAAACCAGATATGGGTATCTGGGGCATCAAATATTGGTTTTGCCACCTAAACTACCTTCCCTAGCATGACTAGGGACAAGACCTGCGCCTAAGCTAAAAACTCAACCTATGCAAGTAGTGCCACTATTGTGAATTTCTAGAAAACTCTATCATAGTAACTTTCCAACATTTTCAGCATTTAAGAACCAAGAGTCGGAAACTTGTTCACACCAAATCTGATACTACCATTTGGACAAGCAGAGATGAGTATTTTTCGTTTGCAAATTGGAGTCCTCAGTAACAACCCATATAAAGATTCTCaagaatacaaaagaaaagccTACATTCCCATTATAATGCATTAGATCCTCCTGTGAAGCGAAAATAACATTATATGACTAGGCTCAGAATCATTGTCTCCAATGTTTTGCAACATACAATGACCTACACGTTACAGATGGAATCAAACTGATGTAATCCATGCCttttaaaaagaaattacACTAGGATATTCCCAATAGCCTAacaaactcaaattttaatttcagtTCCAACACCTTAACTAATATCCTATAACTTCAAACTGCACATCAAATGAACCATACTCTACTGAAAGAATTACAAAGTCACATACATATGCATCCTTGAATAAATAACTATCAAGATTTCACAAACAAATGATGATCAATCTCCAACAAAACTCAAATAACAACTTCAAATGCTATGACCCATTTGCAACAAACCCAACAAGAAATGAGTAAAATTTCCACAGCCCATTTCTTAAATCCACAAACTGAGATGATATCAGAAACAAAGCGACCAACTTTGAAAAGTACAAACTTACTAGTGGGCAAGGCTTCCAGGGGTTCAAAGGCATGAGCCTTGAGTTGCAAGAGAGGAAGAACAGTGATACCCACAAAGAGAATAGCCCTCCTCTTGCCATGATCGCCGTCGTTGGGGTCGTCTTGGCCCAGAGACGACATTGCCACACTTGTCGTTctgtctcttcttcttctgcttctgcttctgcttcGTCCTGCATTTCTGGTTTTGGGGtgacaagaagaagagagagggaATCGAGATGGGGTGAGGGGAGAGTGTAAGAAGCAACAGCTCCCCATCGCAAACTCCATTTTTGATTTCTTTGGTTGATATGAGGATAGAGTTTAGCGCTcaaagttttgatcttttttGCTCTctccttcttttccttttcggTTTTCAGTTTTTGCTCCACTCacttatgaaaatgaaattttcaaaatccCACTGGGTACCCTCAGCAACTTGATAGAATTACACGATGTACCCCAACCTCaaaactctctctcttttccttcaCCAGAGTCCAAGACTTTCACAGCTGCACTCGACTGTAGAAGCCTCACCTATCTCCACAACCCTCTGGCCTCTCTCTCTTCTGTCTTCGTGTATCAAAACATCAGGATTCGATCCGAGTTCGATCGAAGCCTCAATCAAGCTCTCATTCATGATTTCTGGTGAGTAATGACGGTTTTGTTTAATGATTTCATTTGATTCTTGTTCCTGGTAAATGTTCGATCTTTGAGGTATTTATGTTGATTCGGAACTGGGTTTGGATCGATTTATCTATTGTGTTACAATTACATTGGCTTCTGCAATTATGTAGCTTAAAACGTGTAATCAAGCTTGTAAACatctaaattacttttatttgTGATGTCATGCTCTTCACCCACAACAACCTGCTCGTGTCTTCATGAAGTCTGGGGATCTTAATGAGCCATTACCATTAGAATCGTATGTTTACGATTTCTGATGGTCTGTTTGTTTCATAGTGTAATTGGGAAGAGACTAATCTGATTTTAGTTGTGAAATAGTTGTTTGTGTAGATAATTCACTTTGAAGTAGAAATAATAGTTAGTTGCAATTCTAAGTTGTTGCAGTACCTGATTCTATGACAAGAATGAAGTCTGTAAACAAATGTATCAGAATTATAAGCCCAGGTTACTTTTTCTGTCTAAAATCATGCTTTCTCTCATTTGTGTTAATGCAGCATgattgatttcttttctttttttccaaaGATTTGTACATTTACATCTTGCAATACTTTAATTAGCACTACCTGGGTGCATAAGTTCCAGAATACCTTTCATTGGTCTGGGATAATGAGGATTTTGAGTACTTGGGATGAAGGGATGATGGGATGATGCTAGAGTGCTAGACTCGTCAAGTTGAATGTATTGATGCTAGAGTGCAATCGACAATGAatattttgtatctttatgtGTTGGGAAAGAGATTGTATCTTTATGTTGCCTCCTGTTGGTGTGACGCCCTCAGAAGAGCATACCTCAATTGAGCTCAGTGGTACTTATAGAATTGGTCTATTGTCTGAAGTGTGTGCCGTTCTTGCAGACCTTCATTGTAATGTGGTAAATGCTGAGATATGGACACACAATGCCAGAGCTGCAGCTGTAGTTCATGTCACAGAAAATACCACTGGTTGAGCAATTAAGGACCCAAACTGCCCCGCATCAATAAAAGAGCTGCTTTGATATGTCCTTAAAGGAAACAACGAGTTGAAGGCTGCTAAAATGACACTTGCAACCTCTGGAGTTACAAATAGAGATAAAAGGCTGCATCAGATTATGTTGGCTGACAGAGATGAGAGGGTTGAAGGAGATGAATTGTGCAGAGTTGAGGACAAGGGCTTAAGACCTCAACTAACTGCCGTTGATTGCAGTCAGAAAGATTACA contains:
- the LOC126798325 gene encoding MAR-binding filament-like protein 1-1, with the translated sequence MEFAMGSCCFLHSPLTPSRFPLSSSCHPKTRNAGRSRSRSRRRRDRTTSVAMSSLGQDDPNDGDHGKRRAILFVGITVLPLLQLKAHAFEPLEALPTKESEPNTLDSNIKAENGQQGDAPNPILSILNGIGIFSSGVIGAFYGLAQKEKEAADAIVESMKNRLKEKEAAIVSLEKSFESKLLSEQEEKRKQLGKAMEEQMSLTDQLNSAKSTIVGLGKELNGEKKLIEELKIRSQGLQINLSKAIEDKVELEESLKEKVHSIEDLQGKISSLNLELRDRDSNVRSLSSSLAEKDLELKNLKTTYKKTKDELARAASDIQQLKVELLKNQKELELKRSTVNELNSTVISLTSEKDEFKRKVDTIQEECNNLKSSSGKQAAADAKLLGEKDEELQQLKRKLEFAATDSSRNKQIISDLTREKETLRELLDKALNSEENLKHELHITLEALGKSRTEASNLEDQLKQSRNLCTELEAEISRVQAEFTGVRESLERSLDEATSSGDAIATELSAVKELLKKTEEELQIVSQQLAAVAENRDSLQNELVGVYKTADKASNDLKEEKERVASLKKELQSLEKHISENKKSRKPLETDLEEATKSLDEMNRNALVLSKELEKANSLVSNLEDEKEVFYKSLTEQKIATKEARENMEDAHNLVMKLGKERESLEKKAKKMEEELASAKGEILRLRSKIKSSKDLVNKEKPQKAEAEGTVTVTAKRGRRRKAPVESE